In ANME-2 cluster archaeon, a single genomic region encodes these proteins:
- a CDS encoding TIGR04279 domain-containing protein: MGRSYVILFTVFIFFLIPAAAGSAMDGQYLLNISINSTENVSFANHNESPMEGNWIKLSGGTPVTLPALNLVFNGVNSSNFTRSGKTINITASVDNYSDYMIEYPYSSHSIYTNVSGNNEVNLSFFGSSHFADCNIDIYLVSSTPDEVWDMFNDVIDGNTTLIRNLINDSEKKLNYSLNSTGDNSSIRFGPQQAGNYVIFVLLNSSHTNTNEYSILSATAVQVLKYESVVTAPSKAKTNHFFNVKIKLTDVKEGNYTFGAIMIHKDAYEARLRFEFNGTRDQTNLTIDGADIVEKGELTGINLNSLNTKKLQEIIETVIGPENGTVSFTDETDSTRAFFSLTTNDLNTGDYYLLVGAYESGEGLVAFNQDIINIYPSPPSPHSSSGGVGHSDEPGNVEKTVNLRKYLKAGDSSTYNFNNVVTSVEVTPDKTYGLVAAKIEVLHGQPASITTEPPAGEIYNYVNVFVGTSGWSEGKLSSSVINFQVPASWFKENNIDPASVILYRHHNGNWHPLKTTMSGQAGRYYQYSSPTPGLSTFMILGSVGDSGDVEPVATPDLGTVAGSTPTPEATWISDKGIPGFGLLLGIMGVLIAVYSRRK, translated from the coding sequence TTGGGTAGATCATACGTTATTTTATTTACAGTGTTTATATTCTTTTTAATTCCGGCTGCAGCTGGTTCAGCTATGGATGGTCAGTACTTGCTCAATATTAGTATCAATTCCACTGAAAATGTGTCATTTGCCAATCATAACGAATCGCCAATGGAAGGTAACTGGATCAAATTAAGCGGCGGCACACCTGTAACATTACCTGCTTTGAATCTCGTTTTCAATGGCGTAAATAGTAGCAATTTTACGCGTAGCGGCAAGACTATAAATATTACAGCCAGTGTTGACAATTATTCGGATTACATGATTGAGTATCCGTATTCCAGTCATTCCATATATACAAATGTAAGCGGTAACAATGAAGTGAATTTAAGTTTTTTTGGCTCAAGCCACTTTGCCGATTGTAATATAGATATTTATCTTGTAAGTTCCACTCCTGATGAAGTATGGGATATGTTCAATGATGTAATCGACGGGAATACTACTCTTATCAGAAATCTGATAAATGATTCAGAGAAAAAACTCAATTATTCTCTTAACAGTACCGGAGACAATTCCAGTATACGTTTCGGACCTCAGCAGGCTGGCAATTATGTGATATTTGTCCTGCTTAATTCATCTCACACAAATACAAATGAATATTCCATACTTTCTGCAACTGCTGTTCAGGTATTAAAGTACGAATCTGTAGTAACAGCGCCATCAAAGGCAAAAACCAATCATTTTTTTAATGTTAAGATAAAACTTACCGATGTTAAAGAAGGCAATTATACTTTCGGTGCAATCATGATACATAAGGATGCTTACGAGGCTAGATTGAGATTTGAGTTCAATGGTACAAGGGACCAGACCAATCTTACTATTGATGGGGCAGATATTGTCGAGAAGGGCGAACTTACGGGAATAAACCTTAACAGCTTAAACACAAAAAAGCTTCAGGAAATAATCGAAACTGTAATTGGTCCTGAAAATGGCACAGTATCCTTTACAGATGAGACAGATTCAACACGTGCATTTTTTTCACTCACTACCAACGACCTGAATACCGGTGATTACTACCTGCTTGTGGGTGCATATGAATCTGGTGAAGGACTGGTGGCTTTCAATCAAGATATTATCAACATCTATCCTTCACCTCCTTCTCCCCACAGTAGCAGCGGTGGTGTAGGCCACAGCGATGAACCTGGGAATGTAGAAAAAACAGTCAATCTAAGGAAATATCTTAAAGCAGGTGATTCTTCGACATACAACTTTAACAACGTAGTAACTTCAGTTGAAGTTACACCAGACAAAACCTATGGCCTGGTGGCAGCGAAGATAGAAGTTCTGCACGGCCAGCCAGCCAGTATAACCACTGAACCACCTGCCGGTGAAATATACAATTATGTTAATGTATTTGTCGGAACCAGTGGATGGTCTGAAGGTAAGTTGTCCAGTTCAGTTATAAATTTCCAGGTACCTGCAAGCTGGTTCAAAGAGAACAACATCGACCCGGCCTCGGTCATCCTGTACAGGCACCACAACGGCAATTGGCACCCCCTTAAGACCACAATGAGCGGGCAGGCAGGCAGATACTACCAGTATTCATCGCCTACTCCCGGATTATCTACATTTATGATACTGGGGTCTGTTGGGGACTCTGGTGACGTAGAACCTGTTGCTACACCTGATCTTGGTACTGTAGCTGGTTCCACACCTACGCCTGAAGCTACTTGGATCTCGGACAAGGGGATACCAGGATTTGGGCTACTGCTTGGGATTATGGGGGTACTGATTGCAGTATATTCAAGAAGGAAATAA
- a CDS encoding PGF-pre-PGF domain-containing protein, protein MKASRNIQKKWYSMVILIAFAAVMLAASIAPVLASATYIPPDPENLANTTDNYLANYTVRTGNATEVIKSNTDAGVTSEVFKFIAYYGWINCSGINWADPGLTLVIIADDNQGEIQQVRGAGVEVYFYIALGSTYKISSDKDGWEHSIKNSIDSHDYVDGFFWDEIDPGYYGQDNKDDFNQRLTAINSYVHSKDQKTIANGVRYYADHCGSDYYMWESFMSSFTGSVESPDYHYVDFFDTTGSNSDSYQWINNIDKWKYLQNRYVLNKTLVHCYGDPLDDNKSNYGYIAARVLRVKGFSYVNNRNFASTAVTLAKGMRWDLGTQFDYTVDESNETLSGQFANGNVEDDVGKTVSTGNAFYFLFDETIAPASITGLNSITYEQTCINWTWTDPADTDFEKVMIYLDGAFETNVSKCDKHYNATGLSPETNYMISTHTADTSGNVNETWVNDTARTEPSPDTTPTPPSDGSNSRGGGGGGMSDEPGNVEETVFLRIYLRAGDSATYNFNNTLTSVEVTPEKTYGLVGAKVEVLADRPGSITTDPPNGVLYKYFNVFVGNLGWSEGKFSSSVINFQVPASLFGENNIGPATVTLYRHHDGEWQPLKTTMTGQAGGNYQYSSPTPGFSTFMILGQVEESGTVEPVATTDSGIVANSTPTPEATSTSTKGTPGFGILVGIIGILIAVYSVRK, encoded by the coding sequence ATGAAAGCCAGTAGAAACATTCAAAAAAAATGGTACAGCATGGTGATTTTGATAGCTTTTGCTGCTGTGATGCTTGCCGCATCCATAGCACCAGTGCTGGCATCGGCAACATACATCCCGCCCGATCCGGAAAACCTTGCGAACACCACAGACAACTACTTGGCAAACTACACAGTCAGGACAGGAAACGCAACCGAAGTCATCAAATCTAACACGGATGCAGGCGTAACCAGCGAGGTTTTCAAATTTATTGCCTATTACGGGTGGATCAATTGCTCAGGTATAAACTGGGCAGATCCAGGGTTAACACTTGTCATCATTGCTGATGATAACCAGGGCGAAATTCAACAGGTTCGTGGTGCAGGCGTTGAGGTTTATTTTTATATAGCATTGGGCAGTACATATAAAATTTCCTCTGATAAGGATGGCTGGGAGCATAGCATAAAGAATTCTATTGACAGCCATGATTATGTTGACGGTTTTTTCTGGGACGAAATTGATCCGGGTTATTACGGGCAAGATAACAAAGACGATTTTAACCAGCGATTAACTGCAATAAATTCTTATGTTCACTCAAAAGATCAGAAGACAATTGCTAACGGCGTTAGATATTATGCAGACCACTGTGGGAGTGATTATTATATGTGGGAGAGTTTCATGAGTTCCTTTACAGGATCAGTAGAGAGTCCTGACTATCATTATGTGGATTTTTTTGACACAACAGGATCTAATAGTGATTCCTACCAGTGGATCAATAATATTGATAAATGGAAATATCTGCAAAATAGATATGTACTAAATAAAACACTAGTGCACTGTTATGGCGATCCTTTAGATGATAATAAAAGTAATTACGGCTATATCGCTGCTCGTGTATTAAGAGTAAAAGGATTCAGTTATGTAAATAATAGAAACTTTGCATCAACAGCCGTAACCCTTGCCAAAGGAATGAGATGGGATCTGGGAACTCAATTTGATTATACGGTAGATGAAAGCAATGAAACATTAAGCGGCCAGTTTGCCAATGGCAACGTAGAAGATGATGTGGGAAAAACAGTTTCCACAGGAAATGCATTCTATTTTTTATTTGATGAAACAATAGCACCGGCAAGCATCACTGGTCTCAACAGCATAACATACGAGCAGACCTGCATCAACTGGACATGGACAGATCCCGCAGACACTGACTTTGAGAAGGTAATGATCTATCTTGATGGAGCATTCGAGACAAACGTTTCAAAGTGTGACAAGCACTACAACGCGACAGGACTTTCACCTGAGACCAACTACATGATCAGCACGCATACGGCCGATACTTCCGGAAACGTCAATGAGACATGGGTAAACGACACTGCAAGGACAGAGCCGTCTCCTGACACGACACCGACACCACCTAGTGATGGCAGCAACAGTCGTGGTGGCGGTGGTGGTGGCATGAGCGATGAACCTGGGAATGTAGAAGAAACGGTCTTTTTAAGGATATATCTTCGAGCTGGTGATTCTGCAACCTACAACTTCAATAATACATTAACATCAGTTGAAGTTACACCCGAAAAAACCTATGGCCTGGTGGGAGCAAAGGTCGAAGTCCTGGCAGACCGTCCGGGCAGTATAACCACTGACCCACCCAACGGTGTATTATACAAGTATTTCAATGTATTTGTTGGAAACCTTGGATGGTCTGAAGGTAAGTTCTCCAGTTCAGTTATCAATTTCCAGGTACCTGCAAGCTTGTTCGGGGAGAACAACATCGGCCCTGCCACTGTTACCCTGTACAGGCATCACGATGGCGAGTGGCAGCCCCTTAAGACCACAATGACCGGGCAGGCTGGCGGAAACTACCAGTATTCATCACCGACTCCCGGATTCTCTACATTTATGATACTGGGGCAGGTCGAGGAGTCCGGTACCGTAGAACCGGTTGCTACAACAGATTCCGGTATAGTGGCTAATTCCACACCCACGCCTGAAGCTACTTCGACCTCGACCAAAGGGACACCCGGATTCGGGATACTGGTGGGGATTATAGGAATACTGATCGCTGTGTATTCAGTAAGGAAATAA
- a CDS encoding ATP-binding protein, with amino-acid sequence MKEIIKRWNPWWLYGRVPESKTRIIRPGTLSGIAKLLEIKEIICITGVRRCGKSTILYQLIDHLIENGIAPPTNILYFNLDEPLEDKSINILDSIFENYIEINNPAGRKYIFLDEIQNIENWEKWLKKYYDLYDTDIKFVITGSNSTMLSDKLSTLLTGRIISKTVYPLSFREYLGFVGFELKHTDVQRSEVVHHFLNYLNNGGFPEVVLGDDADINHMRLNEYFDSILLRDVVLSKKIREGSKMIELANYSLTNISALLSYMKISKAIGLSVSSVKEYLLYLEQAYLIYQLNFFSYSIKTSLAIQKPRKIYCIDNGLRNAASFKFSSDEGRLAENSTFIELKRRNLDLYYWKGRKEVDFVVRNRDNTLTGINVTYTDVIDEREIKALLEFKEYFKGRVSELILLTRNVERSEDGITYVPIWKWLLGSGE; translated from the coding sequence ATGAAAGAAATAATAAAACGATGGAATCCATGGTGGCTATATGGCAGGGTCCCCGAATCAAAAACACGTATTATAAGACCTGGAACACTCAGTGGGATCGCAAAGCTGCTGGAAATAAAAGAGATCATCTGCATAACCGGTGTACGCAGGTGTGGAAAATCAACAATACTATACCAGCTAATAGATCACCTGATCGAGAACGGGATTGCTCCGCCGACAAATATACTGTATTTCAACCTGGATGAACCGCTTGAAGATAAAAGTATCAACATACTTGACAGTATTTTCGAGAACTACATCGAGATAAACAATCCAGCAGGTCGGAAGTACATATTTTTGGACGAAATACAGAACATAGAAAACTGGGAAAAATGGCTAAAAAAATATTACGACCTCTATGACACTGATATCAAATTCGTAATAACCGGTTCAAATAGTACGATGCTTTCTGATAAGCTGTCAACACTGCTAACAGGCAGGATCATCTCAAAGACCGTTTATCCGTTATCGTTCAGGGAATATCTGGGATTTGTGGGGTTCGAGCTTAAACACACAGATGTGCAAAGAAGTGAAGTTGTTCACCATTTTTTGAACTACCTGAACAATGGTGGGTTTCCCGAGGTTGTCCTGGGAGATGATGCAGATATAAACCACATGCGACTAAATGAATACTTCGACAGCATCCTTTTGCGGGATGTCGTATTGAGCAAAAAAATAAGGGAAGGTTCAAAAATGATCGAACTGGCGAACTATTCCCTTACAAATATTTCAGCCCTGTTGAGCTACATGAAAATATCAAAAGCGATAGGGTTGTCAGTAAGCAGTGTAAAGGAATATCTTCTATATTTGGAACAGGCGTACCTTATCTATCAACTTAACTTTTTTTCGTATTCCATAAAAACATCATTAGCCATCCAGAAACCAAGAAAAATATATTGCATTGACAATGGTCTTCGGAATGCGGCGTCTTTCAAATTCTCATCTGATGAAGGTAGACTTGCAGAGAACAGTACTTTTATCGAACTGAAAAGAAGAAATCTTGATCTATATTACTGGAAAGGTCGCAAAGAGGTGGATTTTGTTGTAAGGAATAGGGATAATACCCTGACTGGAATTAATGTCACTTACACTGATGTTATAGATGAAAGAGAGATCAAAGCATTGCTTGAATTTAAAGAATACTTTAAGGGAAGAGTTTCAGAACTGATACTGCTTACAAGGAATGTTGAAAGATCAGAAGACGGGATAACGTATGTTCCTATCTGGAAATGGCTGCTTGGGTCTGGTGAGTAG
- a CDS encoding ATP-binding protein: MDKETIKKLIILAQERDVKFAQRDTQIYFSGKINTIIGSRRAGKTYFMYQIINQLKSENKDKIIYINFEDERLFPIKKEELDLILDAYYELYPDNKDEKLYIFFDEIQEVPFWETFLRRLYDQENVEICVTGSSSKLLSKEIATGLRGRTLTYRIFPYSFKEFLNVKGLTLQRNFEYTPLRHKIKNLLIEYIEFGGFPEIVDKDNTLKTKILQEYFDLIFYKDLVDRYQIRSFATVKEMLLYLVNNFSSYFSTNKYYNNLKSQGKKISKNTLFTYLACAADINFIFIVPKYGKLKEQFANPKKVYVIDTGLINAISFKFSQNIGRLYENVVLIELKRRDKDVYYWKNKYECDFLTTQGREVEEAIQVCYELTDENKDREINGLIEAVDEFKLNDGLIITGDLEGEEIKGGKKIVYKPLWKWLLK; encoded by the coding sequence ATGGATAAAGAAACAATCAAAAAACTTATAATTTTAGCTCAAGAGCGTGATGTAAAGTTTGCCCAAAGAGATACACAAATTTACTTTTCAGGTAAGATCAACACCATCATTGGTTCGCGAAGAGCCGGAAAAACATATTTTATGTACCAGATCATAAACCAGCTCAAGAGTGAAAATAAAGACAAGATCATTTACATAAATTTCGAAGATGAAAGGCTTTTTCCTATAAAAAAAGAAGAACTTGACTTGATATTAGATGCTTATTATGAGCTATATCCTGATAACAAAGATGAGAAACTTTACATTTTTTTCGATGAGATACAGGAGGTTCCTTTCTGGGAAACCTTCCTCAGAAGGCTCTACGATCAGGAAAATGTAGAAATATGTGTCACAGGTTCAAGTTCAAAACTTTTGAGCAAGGAGATAGCAACCGGACTGCGCGGAAGAACATTGACATATCGTATTTTTCCTTATTCATTCAAGGAATTCCTGAACGTTAAAGGTCTAACTTTACAAAGGAACTTCGAGTATACACCATTGCGCCACAAAATTAAGAATTTGCTTATAGAGTATATCGAATTCGGTGGATTTCCGGAAATTGTGGATAAAGACAATACCCTCAAGACCAAGATCCTTCAGGAGTATTTTGATCTTATATTCTACAAAGACCTGGTAGATAGATACCAGATAAGGAGCTTTGCCACTGTAAAGGAGATGCTTCTATATCTTGTAAATAATTTTTCTTCTTATTTTTCAACTAACAAGTATTATAATAACCTGAAATCACAGGGTAAAAAAATCAGTAAAAATACGTTATTCACATATTTGGCCTGCGCTGCCGACATAAACTTTATATTTATAGTTCCAAAATATGGCAAATTGAAAGAGCAGTTTGCAAACCCAAAAAAGGTCTATGTGATCGATACCGGTTTGATAAATGCAATCTCATTTAAGTTCTCTCAAAATATCGGTAGATTATATGAGAATGTTGTCCTGATCGAACTTAAAAGACGGGATAAAGACGTATATTACTGGAAAAACAAGTATGAATGCGATTTTTTAACAACACAAGGCAGAGAGGTCGAAGAAGCCATACAGGTTTGCTATGAACTAACAGATGAAAATAAGGACCGGGAGATCAATGGTCTGATTGAAGCTGTAGATGAGTTCAAATTAAACGATGGCTTGATAATAACAGGTGATCTTGAAGGGGAAGAGATCAAGGGTGGCAAGAAAATAGTGTATAAGCCGTTATGGAAATGGTTGCTTAAGTGA
- a CDS encoding PGF-pre-PGF domain-containing protein: protein MLPPASAAVSELFVTPENPVVGDTITISGTASPDEPVNVVVSFEKTVSPSDGMYLYRMDGIEVPSGSNTFTVTARDVVDLNVRLKLSLWWTKPAVATGGIATVSHSNLEPGIYSAQIDGTPAAGTPHVTLDITAAQDINADASGNFVYSYATNSIPIGDFQLIVSGLAKTITLSPKSDESSSVGGGSSGGGASLETFENLLISETQREYVTKDSNVSYYFHLDGNVVRYINFTCLTNSSTIASKVEILDHTSTLVDSTPPDIVYKNLNIGVGNLGWANPENIASPTINFFVEKSWVTENNIDKSTIRLNRYNGGQWNRLDTEKMGEDEDNLYFDAQTPEFSSFAITGKVKQSGIVQPTSTNDLESGLMPQTIEPHETKPMQSTSKTTGFEISTGVLGLLIVIFIIRKKY from the coding sequence TTGTTACCCCCTGCAAGTGCAGCAGTATCAGAATTATTTGTAACGCCTGAGAATCCTGTTGTAGGGGATACGATCACTATTAGCGGCACTGCATCACCAGATGAACCGGTGAATGTAGTCGTTTCTTTTGAAAAAACCGTATCGCCATCGGATGGGATGTATTTGTACAGGATGGACGGTATTGAGGTTCCGTCCGGTTCAAATACTTTCACAGTGACAGCCAGAGATGTTGTAGATCTTAACGTCAGGTTGAAGTTGTCATTGTGGTGGACAAAACCTGCTGTTGCCACAGGAGGTATTGCAACTGTATCACACTCCAATTTGGAACCCGGTATTTATAGTGCTCAGATAGATGGTACACCAGCGGCCGGTACACCCCATGTCACACTTGATATTACAGCGGCGCAGGATATTAATGCTGATGCCAGCGGTAATTTTGTATATAGTTATGCTACAAATTCTATACCCATTGGCGATTTTCAATTAATTGTGAGTGGTCTGGCTAAAACAATAACTCTTTCTCCAAAATCTGATGAAAGTAGCAGCGTTGGAGGAGGAAGCAGTGGAGGTGGTGCAAGCCTAGAAACCTTTGAGAATTTACTTATATCAGAAACCCAGAGGGAATACGTGACAAAGGACTCGAATGTAAGTTATTATTTTCATCTGGACGGTAACGTTGTCAGATATATCAACTTCACTTGTTTGACTAATTCAAGTACTATTGCTTCAAAAGTGGAAATACTGGATCATACCTCGACATTGGTTGACAGTACCCCGCCAGATATTGTATATAAAAATCTGAATATCGGGGTAGGGAACCTTGGATGGGCAAACCCGGAAAATATTGCCAGTCCTACTATTAACTTCTTTGTAGAAAAATCATGGGTAACTGAGAATAATATTGACAAATCTACTATCAGGTTAAATAGATACAATGGTGGGCAGTGGAACCGCCTTGATACTGAAAAGATGGGGGAAGATGAAGATAATCTGTACTTTGATGCACAAACACCGGAATTTTCTTCATTTGCAATTACCGGAAAGGTAAAACAATCAGGAATTGTCCAGCCAACATCAACTAATGATTTAGAATCTGGTTTGATGCCGCAAACTATTGAACCCCATGAAACAAAACCAATGCAAAGTACAAGTAAAACCACAGGTTTCGAGATAAGCACAGGGGTTTTAGGGTTATTAATTGTAATATTTATTATTAGAAAAAAATACTGA